The following coding sequences lie in one Stenotrophomonas rhizophila genomic window:
- a CDS encoding undecaprenyl-phosphate glucose phosphotransferase, translated as MPAPRGRRRVTAEARAALEVWLRVLDLLLVPSAALLGHILFHGWIPASHSQRVVFGAVLLCCVVCFAVAPVYRNWRARSLLAEIWTLFLAWTAAFALFSMYSVLMDVADAVPARWLVSWYALGLAGMGVSRFCIRLRVHNLRSRGLDRQRVLLVGLRAPALKVHRLLRSRPEIGKEVIGYFAGPDDIATRRDGGGAPLRLGALEDLEAYLDQHRGQIEHIWVSLPLGGRARLKQVLKLLERYPVQVRLVPDTTGLGALNPGVHQVGDVPMIGVRQGMVEPHLLMVKRVEDMVVAGVALVVLSPLLVLLALGVKLSSPGPVLFRQRRHGLDGKEFKMLKFRSMRVHEESSGTLTQATRGDARITPFGAFLRRTSLDELPQFLNVLGGSMSVVGPRPHAVQHNNQYERLIERYMHRHYVKPGITGWAQVNGLRGETPELRSMKKRVQYDIDYIRRWSPLLDMRIILLTAFKVLGQKTAY; from the coding sequence TTGCCTGCCCCGCGGGGGCGGCGGCGTGTAACCGCTGAGGCGCGTGCCGCCCTGGAAGTATGGTTGCGCGTGCTCGACCTGTTGCTGGTGCCGAGTGCGGCCCTGCTGGGTCACATCCTTTTCCACGGTTGGATCCCGGCCTCGCATTCGCAGCGCGTGGTGTTCGGGGCCGTGCTGCTGTGCTGCGTGGTGTGTTTCGCCGTCGCGCCGGTCTATCGCAACTGGCGGGCGCGCAGCCTGCTGGCCGAGATCTGGACGCTCTTCCTGGCGTGGACAGCAGCATTTGCGCTGTTCTCGATGTACTCGGTGCTGATGGACGTGGCCGACGCCGTGCCGGCACGCTGGCTGGTGAGCTGGTATGCGCTGGGCCTGGCGGGAATGGGCGTCAGCCGTTTCTGCATCCGGCTGCGCGTGCACAACCTGCGCTCCAGGGGGCTGGATCGCCAGCGGGTCCTGCTGGTGGGCTTGCGGGCCCCTGCGCTCAAGGTGCATCGGCTGCTCCGCAGTCGCCCGGAGATCGGCAAGGAGGTCATTGGCTACTTCGCTGGGCCTGACGACATCGCGACCCGTCGCGATGGCGGCGGTGCGCCGCTTCGACTGGGCGCGCTGGAGGACCTGGAGGCTTACCTCGACCAGCACCGCGGTCAGATCGAGCACATCTGGGTGTCCTTGCCGCTGGGCGGGCGCGCGCGCCTCAAACAGGTGCTCAAGCTGCTCGAGCGCTATCCCGTCCAGGTCAGGCTGGTGCCCGACACCACCGGTTTGGGCGCATTGAATCCCGGCGTGCACCAGGTCGGGGATGTGCCGATGATCGGCGTGCGCCAGGGGATGGTCGAGCCGCACCTGCTGATGGTGAAGCGGGTCGAGGACATGGTGGTAGCCGGGGTGGCGCTGGTGGTGCTGTCGCCGTTGCTTGTGCTGCTGGCCTTGGGGGTGAAGCTGAGCTCACCGGGCCCGGTCCTGTTCCGCCAGCGCCGGCACGGGCTGGATGGGAAAGAATTCAAGATGTTGAAGTTCCGGTCGATGCGGGTGCACGAGGAGTCGAGCGGGACGCTTACCCAGGCCACCCGCGGAGATGCCCGCATCACGCCATTCGGGGCTTTCCTGCGCCGAACCAGCCTGGATGAGCTTCCCCAGTTCCTGAACGTGCTTGGCGGCAGCATGTCGGTGGTGGGGCCGCGACCGCATGCAGTGCAGCACAACAACCAGTACGAGCGGCTGATCGAGCGTTACATGCACCGGCACTACGTCAAGCCGGGCATCACCGGGTGGGCCCAGGTGAACGGGCTGCGCGGTGAGACGCCGGAGTTGCGGTCGATGAAGAAGCGCGTGCAGTACGACATTGATTACATCCGGCGCTGGAGCCCGTTGCTGGACATGCGGATCATCCTGCTGACGGCGT